Genomic window (Oryza sativa Japonica Group chromosome 3, ASM3414082v1):
TCGCCTCCTCTGCTTCTCGGTAGCCTTCATGGAGCTTCCGCTTTGCAGCGGCGATCTTCTCTTCGTCGTCGTTGCGGAGCTCGATGCcctcgcggcggccggcgctggCAACGACGGCCGGCAACTTCTTCGGTGGAAGCGCTGGCTCCTTTGGCTTTGCAGCTGCGCCCATGTCGGCCATCTTGCGCCGCTTCTTCGCCTCCTCTGCTTCTCGGTAGCCTTCATGGAGCTTCCACTTTGCAGCGGCGATCTTCTCGTCGTCGTTGCGGAGCTCGATGCtctcgcggcggccggcgcaggcaacgacggccggcgacttCTTCGGCGGAAGCGCTGGATCCTTTGGCTTCGCTGCTGCGCCCATGTCGGCGCTCTTGTGCCGCTTCTGCGCCTCCTCTGCCTCTTGGTAGACATCAAGCCGCTTTGCAGCAACCGTCAGCTTCTCGCCGTCAATGTGGTAGGGCTTGATACcatcgcggcggccgccggcgcggccagTGACAGCCGGCAGCTTCTTCGGCGGATTCGCCTTTGTCGCTGAGCCCATGTCGGGCGCCTTCACTCGAGCGCCAGCAACAACTGGAGGAGCACTCGTCTTGGTCAGCGATGGCTGTGATGTCTTCGCCAGATCGACGCGGCTGCTGCAATCGGCGGTAGCCTTCTTCTTgaacggcggcgccggtgatgcGTGCTTCACCTTCATGTCGAGATCAGGGGAGGCACGCACACGCTGATCGGCCTCGATCACGATCCGCTTGGGCAGCGACGTCGGTGTTGCGTGCTTCACCTTCGTGTCGAGATCAGATGAGGCACGCACACGCCGATCGGCCTCGATCCGCTCCGGTGTCTGGGACAGCTTCTCCATCGCGATCCCGATCCTGACAAGCTCGCGCCTGACGGCCACCCTCCACCCGCGGACGATGTCGGTGGCGAGGCCGCGGATCCGCTCCGACTCGTGCCTCCTCAACGCCCCGACGATCCCGGCGAGGTCGGTGGTGGCCAGCGTCCTCGCCGTCACGGGCACCAGCCGCAGCGTCAGGAGGGACTCCGCCATCACGTCGTCGAGCACCAAGCAGagcccctccgcctccgcctccccctcggCGCCGCGCAGCATCTCCACGATGCGTCCCCTCGCGCGGCGGAACTCGTCGCGGGAGAGGCCCCCCGGGTCGGCGGCCTCGATGGCGCCGTCGACGGAGGCGAACGCGGCGAGGAAGGGCTTCCACCGCCGCAGCGGATTCcgcgcggcggccatggcggcggcgcgcgggtggGGGGCGCGAGAGAGCACAAACCCTAgggctggtggtggcggcggagcagagCAGAGCGGAGGCGGAGCACGAGATCGCCCCAAACCCTAgggctggtggtggcggcggagaggaggcggaggcggaggacgaGAGCGCCCCAAACCCTACGGctggtggtgcggcggcggcggaggagatcaCGAGAGCGCGAAAACCCTAGGGCTGGAGAGGTGGACGGGAGGGAGGAGACAGGGGATGAAAAAGCCGTGGCGGCGGATGGATCGCGTCCAATTCGTCCCCTCGCTCGATTTATAGAGCGCCGAGGCGGGAGTCCTAGTGCGCGCGATGCGGGGTTCGAGTCCGAAACGGATTCGTGGCGGTTGGGACAGAGTTACTGTTTGGTGTGCACTGTGCAGATTGCCTCCTTGAGAAATTTGATTAATGGAAATGGAATGTACTCGCTGGAGAGGTTGTTCCctcgtttatttttttttcaaattcaatataaacaattataaaaatattctGGAAAAATTGCAATGTAGAGTAGATTGAAATCTAttggtccaaaaaaaaaagttcaaattcAATCGACACAATAAGAAATAACAAAGATAAATTCGGATGTGAACAATACACTGCTATTCATACGCTGAGTTTACCATTTTTATATCTCAATGGGTAAGTTAAGTTTGGACCTAAAATATTGTGAAGCCTTAAATATGTGGTATGTTTGTTGTTAAATTTTTCcataatttttcataaccgtttggATGGTTTTCGAACATACGGTGGGACATTCCCTCGAGGGAGCAAAATAGTTTCACTTCATTATGGAAATGGATTCTAATATCTCAAGGTGATGTTCTCTCATATACTTTTTTCAAATTCAACAAAAATCATTATAAAAATCTTGTGAGTTTACCATTTTTATATCTCAATGTGTGAGTTAAGTTTGGACCTAAAATCTTGTGAAGCTATACAAATATGTTGTATGTGTGTTGTAaaattttttcagaattttttataACCGTTTGGGTGGTTTACAAACATACGATGGGACATTTCCTCGAGGGAGCAAAATAGTTTCCCTTAATTATGGAAATGGATTCTAATGTCTTGAGGTGATATTCCCCCGtttacttttttaaaattcAACATAAATCATTAcaaaaatttatagaaaaaactaACAATGTAGAGTAGATTGAAATCTATTGGTTCACAGAAAATTAAGGTCAAATTCAATCCACACATTGAGAAACAACAAAGAAATTTTCGGGTGTGAACAGTACACTACCATGCATGCTATTGCTCGATTGCTTGATTTGATTTCAATGTTACGACTTTCAAACGATGAATTGATTACTTTATGAAATGACATTGAACGCGTAATTAATTAGCTCAGGAAGTGTCCAAGAGTAGAGCAGAGTAACTGTCTAACTGGCAAGCCCGTAGTTAAATCGAAATGGGGATCGGATATAATCGTAGTCTCGTAGACACCAGAACGGATCGATGAGTTAATACGCACGAGTTAAGTATAATTAGCAACCCCAGCcgagctccgacgaggaggagccgccaccgccgccgtagTATGCCGGGTCGGCGAGCATCTCGGCGATGAGCTGGTCCACCCCCATCTCCTTGTCGCAGTCGAGGATCGCGTCAATGAACGCCGACGCAGCCCCGGCGCCGTCGTCcgtgccggcgccgacgccagcTGATGCACCGTCGACGTCACCGAACGCGCGGCCTCCGCCCACGACGGCagtcgccgccggtgctgaccCCTCCTGATACTGGCCGAGAGCAGcctgcggcgccggcgcgtcgGCGCCGTGccccgcggcgtcgtcggcgaggaAGTCGCTCCAGTTGAGCTGCAGATGCTGCGAGTCGGGCGACGCGggcgcgtcggcgtcgacgtGCGTGAcgacctgctgctgctgatgctgatgctgcaGGGCGGCGAAGTACGGCGCGTCGTGGAACACCGGgaggcagggcggcggcgcggcgccggcggcgggaggggggcGGATGGCGAGCGTGCCGATGCTCTGCATGAGGTCGGCGATGGGGCGGTGGGTGATGGGGTCGATGCCACGCTGCCGCAGCTTCTTGCTCAGCTTGGTGTTCCAGTAGTTCTTCACGTCGTTGTCCGTCCTCCCCGGCAGCTGGTTCGCGATCAGCGACCACCTGCCAATCACGCGCATTTGATTGATGCACGCGCACAACTTTGGTTATACTCCCTCGGATGTTTTTGACTTAGATAAAAgttaaactgcttcaagtttgattaatttgatagaaaaaataataatatttttgacttaagataaatttattataaaaatatattttattattaatttaataaaactaatttggtaatgtaaatattactatatttgtctataaacttagtcaaatttaaaacagtttaactttgatcaaagttaaaatatcttataatctgaaacggatggagtagaaaTTACATGCATGCTCAATGATCTCAGTCCAAATTGTGTGTTGATGTGTCAAACTAGCTCCCATTTCTGATTGAGGGTAGAGATGATCTCGCAGCATTTGTTTAGAGTGTAAAATAACTAGTGCTAGTATTAACTAAGTTAATTAGTAGTACAGTACTAATTAACTGTGAATAGTGGCGTTACATGCATTGTGTGTGTATCAGTTTGTTACCGCTCAGGGATCTTGATTATTTTGTCATGCCATTTTCGTTCACATCTAGGTTGATTCCATAAAATTTTTAGAACATTAAATGTAAATGCTAATTGCATCAGCATCATACTGCCAAAGTACATTAGAGCAGCCAATTATGTGCACTAGCTATTTATCTCATGTTAGGATTCAAgggaattactccctccgtcttattaTACGTGCAGCTATAAGTTTACGTGCCCAACATTtaattgtccgtcttatttaaaaagtttatgaattttttttaaaagttaagACACGCATAAAGTActgttcatattttatcatctaataacaataaaaaaaatactaatcattaaaatattttaaataagattgTTAGATAAAGTTGGACACTGAAACCTATAATTACGCTTATTATAGGATCAAGGTAGTTCGCAACATGCTTAGCATTACACGCAGAAATCAGATACAAATCACGAACACCGATTCGCCAAATCTGAGTCGATGACAAACTAGCACGTGGATTATCAATTCGAAAACAGCAACGACAGATCAATCAAGCAGGAGGGTCCAACGGACGGAGTGTATTACACCACTCACCACACATGCAAAAGCATGGTGACGTCTGAAATGACGAGATAACGGGACAAGCTGAGCGTAACACGATGATATACCTGCTGCCCAGCATGGCGTGGAGGGTGACGAtgagctcttcctcctcctgcgtGAAGTTCTCGTGCTTCAGGTTGGGCCTCAGGTAGTTGGTGTACCTCAGCCTGCAGCTCTTCCCGCACCTCTTCAAACCTGCACCCACATCACCCCCCATGCAATTTTTACAGAACaaaacaaaagggaaaaaaaagtgatAAACAATGACACCATATTTTGATCTGATCTGATGTGATCAAATGCGTCTCTAATTGCAATCTCGATCCcatcggcagcagcagcaacggcgATCGATATCGTTGATTTTCACGACCTGCTCGCTGAGGAACGGAGGTCCAGTTGCCGGTGCCGTGGGTGGAGGTGTACGCCAGCAGCTtggcgtcctcctccgccgtccacGGCCCCTTCTTCACGTTCGCCTTGTCGCAGCACGGCGGCCgccccatctccccctctcagCTCCTACCACGGTGAgctcaacaacaacaacaccaaCTCTGACGAGATCACTGCAAAAGGCCGGAGCAAGCAACGGCACATATAGACAGGATCTCACTGACGAGGAAGGCATGGTAAAAACATGGCAGGAGGCAGGCGAAGCGAAGCCATGCGACGGAGGCGTGAGCCCGGTAACAATAATCACGCACaaatggttctttttttttagatcaGCAGCGACGCATGCAGGGGGGGCAGGATTAGTTTATGGGCGCTGGTTAAGTTTATAATGACCAGCGCCTGCAACTGCTTCCTTCCGGCAAATCAACAGTTTTACCAGGGGGCGTCGAGTTAATTTAGCTGGCTGATGGAGGTTGGTAAGGCTTATAATCTAATGATGGGATTTGATGATGGTGTTTAAGAATTTTCACGGGTTCGACGTGATGATTTATCACGACTTCGACGCCGCGGAATCGGTTTTAGTTTAGGCTCGGAGATGTGTTGGGGGGGTGATCACTTATCAGGTCTCGAGCGCTGCTACGAGCTTTCTGAAGATGCGATCTGGACATCTGGTCATGTCGTTACGATAAAAAGTTGGAGGATTAATCAAATTGTAAGCATCTGTCCAGAACTGAAATGATGCTAAAAGTTGGAGAATTAATAAAGTTGTAAGCATCTGTCCAGAACTGAAATGAGGATCAGTTGCAACaaaaatgagagaaaaaaaaatcaacaaatttTATCAGAGCCAGGTTTCGATCCTGGGACCTGTGGGTTATGGGCCCACCACGCTTCCGCTGCGCCACTCTGATGGTTTTGTCCATAGAGATATGGCAGATTTATTTACTGTTGGTAGTGCGCTTCACACAAGTTTCAAACATCAGGCGTGAATATACATCAGCGATCCTACTCGCACAGTCGCACTTGCTAGATGGAATACGTATATAGATATGATGTATCCGCCATACTGACTTTTTTGGGAGACAAGTCTTTTGATTTTCCCCAAAACAAAACGGGTTGATTTGGTCCCATATGCTAACAAAGTTTTTTAATCTTAAAAGTTGGATAAGGTAACAAACAAAACAGTTAGTTCAATTTTAAGAAATGCTACCAAGATTTCCACCTGAACCGGTCCGGTGCAGCCGCAGATCGCAGCGCAGCTGTGCGCGTTGAAAAATGGCCTCTGCTGGGACGTGCAGATCGGACGGGTACGATTTGCACATGCAGCGCATCGGACGGATCAGCACTCAGCACGGCATCCGCCGCTCTACTCCTGGACCGACCGACCGACCGACCGTGACCGAGACCAACAACCCGGTCAAGCGAGCGTCCACAATTTTTGCGGCGGAAATCCACACCGACACGCCACGCCGCGCGTGCGATCCACCGTCCGCCCCCGACACCCCCACCTCACCGGCCACGGCCAGGATCGCGAAAAAACGATAGAAAATCACGGGGATTTTCGAGCCAACCGGCGCGCGCCAGGGCGGCTACGCGGCCCCAGGTTCTAGCGCGAGGTCGCCCACTACGCCAAGCCCCGGCCACCTCCGCGGGACGCGTGTCTCCGCTCCCACGCCGCTGTCTATATATGAACCGCCTCCCCTCCGTATCCGGCGTGGCAAGGCACGGCACGTCTCGTCCTGAACTCCTCCTGATCTGCTCGCACGCACGGCGCGACGGTTGCAGCTACGGCACTTCGCCACAACTGTGAGAGGGAGAGACACTGTGAGAGAGAGCGCGAGATGGAGGATTCGgtgggcgaggaggagaggagggagcagcagcaggaggagaccaTGTCCATGGCGCAGGGGAAAGAGCGTGGCGGAGAGGAAgacgccggtggtggtggggagagTGGGTTCCTGACCACCATGGCGTCCAAGATCGGCGCGGCCGTGTCCGGCGctgacgggagcggcggcgccgaggaggagggtggAGAAGGCGATGGCGACGTGAATGTGGGAGGCGGTGTGGAGACGGATGGGGACGGTGGGTTTCTGACCACCATGGCATCCAAGATCGGCGCGGCCATGTCCGGCGGTAATGGGAACGGCCgtgctgaggaggaggagggcggtgaaCACAATGGCGATGAGAATGTGGTTGCTGCTTCTGGTggtggcgaggaggaaaggaaaaggaagagagatggcaatggcggcggcggcatcttcAGCAAGCTCATGTCCGGCTCGCCGGACTCCTTGCCGGCCTCGGGTAAGAACTAAGAACACCTTTTGTTCTTTCTCTGTTCTCCGATGGATCTCATCAGAAGAAAATATTCACCTTTTTTAAGCTGACCATATCAAAATTCGTCTGGGGACAGTGGAGGCAGAGGAAAATGAAAGAGAAGGATGCGACCAGGGAGGCGAGAAGGCTGGGATTCTGAGCACCGTCGCTTCCAAGATTGGCATCGCCATGTCCGGTGCTGATGGCCGCGAGAACCACGGCAACGAGGACGATGCTAAGATCAGAAATGGCAACGCTGCTGACCATGGCAAGGCTGAAGAGAAAAGGGATGAGCCGAATGGCGGTGGAATAGTGAAGCAGATCATGTCAAACCTCCCTGCAGGTACAGTTCATCATTGTCAATCTCTTGCTGCAATTTGTACATGTTCTGATCATAAAACCGATCTACAGCAAGTTCTCTGCTTCCGTCAaattttgtttctttgattggtTGAATTAACGAGACCGCTATTTTCTGTTTCTCCCTGTGCTGCAGATGATCAGGCGCCGGATGCTGAAGAGGCGTCCCTGCTCATCGCTATTATCGACGACTAGCCAGCTCGTCGACCAGAAAGCTGATGTAGTTCTAGATTCTGGCGTTTGTTTTAGTAATCCTAGATTCTCTCTTCATGTGGATACATCGTAGTAGTACATGTAAACACCAGAGAGACATTGGTTATATATAGACTGGACGCCGTTTCTTGACAAGTGTCTGTAATCACATTTGTCTGTAAGAAGGGATTTATATTTTTGGAGTTTCATTGTTGTGCTTTTATACTTGGGAATGAAAGAGCATTGTTTACTTATTTGGCAGAGTAAAGTGCattggcggtccttaaacttgtagggttgtgtcatataggtccctaaattctcaaaatgcatatccaggtCCTAGAACTTGTCAAggtgtatcatctaggtcccaaattgACACATCCCCTCTAGAATCCTATGTGGCGCTGATATGGCAATGCCACATGGACATGacgtgtccttttcttttttttttcttttttctttttctttttcgttttcttctcattcttcctttttttcccttttttctgcATGGGTCACatagaaaggagaagaaaggggaaaaagagaagaaaaaaagaaaaaagaaaaaaaaaattaaatgggcCCCATTTATCAGTCAAAATAATGTCATGTCCGTGTGACATGACACATCAATGCCACATAGGATCCTGAAGGGGTTGTGGcaatttgggacctagatgacacactatgacaaaTTCTAggacttggatatgcattttgagagtttatggACCTAGATGACATACCCCTACAAGTTTAAAGACGCCCGTACACTTTACTCTATTTGGCAACAAAACTATTCAGAGTCACGGAATTGTCACTAAGAAACGGGTCAAGAAAGTACAAGTGCTATCTCAAGTATATAAAGATGGTACAACACTTGATCAGTGTTCTGAACAGTCCCAAATATCGTGCCACTAGATTGTCAGACAATAGATCAGTAGAAATAAAGAATTGGAGTAACGTGAGACAAGATAACAGCAAATTGGATACGGATTGCGAAGATAAATATAGCAGCCGTATAGTGAGAATGATACAACATATTGCAGAACTCAAAACCATTGCCTCGTATTAAAGGTCGATTTCTGTAGACCTCGCAGTTACTCCAGTTATGCCTACCATGTTGGGTAACACTCGTAAAATAACAAAATCTTGGTCTGCAAGACCTCAGAAGACATGTCAATGAGTGAATGTCTTAAAATGACTAAAGGTTGTTTTGGATGCTGAATCCACCTCTTGGTTGCTAACCTGCTACAAAAAGCTTCACTTGAAATTAACGGCGAATAAGGCGATAAAATGTTTCCACCAATGATTCAAGAATGACGATCCAAGAACTTCTCAATCATTACCGAGAAGGTGGCAAACCCCACACATCCAACACATGTAGCTTTAGGACCACCTACAAGAAAGCACAATTTCCCTTGGGGGTGAATTCTCAAACAAAGTTGAAGCAAGAACACACTTATTGTCATCATTTCGCCAACAACTGTTTATAAGCCGTAATGCTTATTAGTGACCAAAAATAATTTGTGGATATATATGTGTTCCTAGCGAACGCttgaaaataaactatgatgaaaaactatcaaaatcaaaatcaactctatACATATGAACTTGATACTGCTGAATCAATTAGTAGTTGCCCATATCATGTTGCTCCCCTCATTTGTGATTACAAGCTTAGACAAACCAAAGGTACCATAGCTAAAGACAAATGTACTGTAGCTAACAGGTCATAAGCAAAAAGCTAGAGGcaacaagtgataaaatagAAGTATATCCAACTTCTGATTATGGTCAGAAATATATCATTTGTTCAACTATGAATTTTAAGAATATGATCAGCCAGCTAGGAAAAAAACAGATATGATATAAAAGATGTGGCTCCTTTTCAACCTATCCTAAAACAACTCTAGTGATTACAACTATTTCATGAAAATTGTCTTGGGGGATCTTCCCTTAGTTGTTCCTTTGTGAAATTTAAAGTAAAATTATTAATTGTGGGCTAATTTGCTGAAATAAAAAGAATACCTTTTGCAGCTAAAGCCCCTCCTGTGACACAGCCAGCCACCGCTGAATTGGTAGTGTCATGCTTTGCGCGAGCCTACAAGATCACAAGTCAGAGTagagtaagtaaaaaaaattatagtaacATTcgtaatgaaataaaataaacatcTACCTTCTCTATGACACATTCAGCGGCAGAGAAAATCAGGCCCATGACTGCAAAGGTTTTGGCATTGCTTATACTTCGCCTACCCATCTGTTTAGCTTGGTATACTATTTGTTGTCTTGCTGTCATCTCCTCTGCTGTAATTGGGTTTTCCAAAGCTCCAAAGAATAGCCCCATAAGCACGCCTAAACCACCCCCTATTTTGAATCAAATGACCGCAGAGTTAATACCACATTACCATTTATCCATTGggtaaaatatgaaaaatgataCACTTCAAGCTAGGATCTAGCAAGTATCACTGAATATTGAATGATGTTATCTTGAGAGTATCAACTACCAACTGCCAATCTGACAGCAAATACCGATATTTTGATGGACAAGAGCTAAAGAGCAGTATGCACCTAACTGGTTCTGTCCTACAAACCAATTTCGATGATACACACATTGTGCGTAAAAGAACATGATACAAGGAAAAACACAAAGTATACATTTCTACATTACAGAACTTATCCGGTTTTCATATAGATCAAACAGGAGGTTCAAGAAGCCGTTGAAAAGCTACATATTGTTCAAGTGGAATATTAtcaatctcatgaaaagacagTTGACTACAAGAGGCATTCACCTCACACTGCAGTACAAAAAAAAAGCTAGGCATCGATAAAGAATTATATTTAATTGTAATTTGTCACATTCCAAAAGCAACAATACACATGAAAAAACTGGTCTTTTTTCCAATCGAGTAAACATGACAAATCCCTACAAGAAAAAATGCACAAGTATCCGAGGCAAGCTCAGTTGAAACATATGCTTCTCCATCATCTCTATTTTACACGAAAGTTCACCAAGATATATCACAGGTTTTCTTCTATAGTATCACCTCCTGAGCTCGATTGTGAATCATGGGTACCTAAAATTTCTAAAGTAAAGCACACAGAAACAGCAAGGACAAGTGAATCAACCTACTATCAACACACAAAGTTCATCTCTTGCAGATTGCAAATTCAtcgaaagaagaaaaacaaatttaCCCTCCTGCAAAACTGGCATCCTGTTTGCTCCTAGCTATTTggagaaacaaacaaaaaaccaACCAAGCTCTACAATATAAGATCCGTACTATAGCACGGTAATGTTCTTCAACAGACAAAACAAAACCCCGCCTTTCAGCAAACTCCATCATAGATTCCCAAGTTGATATAGTCAATGTACCCAGTCCGAGCACAAGCTTGCATTTTCCAAATCAGCAgtaaatcaataaaaaaaaatttcagatgTTGAGTAGCCGGGATCTTCTTGCTTCTAgctatttggacaaacaaacgGCCAACCAAGCTCTATGGTATAAGGTTCGAATTAAACTGCAGTAGCAGTGATTTCATCAGATAAAACAAAACCCCACTCCAAAGGTTCCCAAGTTCATATGTTCCAATATAGCCCAGTCCAGCACAAGCTTGCACTTTCAAAATCAAATATGTACATGGAAAATAAGAGATGGAGGCAGGAGCTCCGCAGTGTTAGTGGATACGCATGA
Coding sequences:
- the LOC107277100 gene encoding uncharacterized protein, coding for MAAARNPLRRWKPFLAAFASVDGAIEAADPGGLSRDEFRRARGRIVEMLRGAEGEAEAEGLCLVLDDVMAESLLTLRLVPVTARTLATTDLAGIVGALRRHESERIRGLATDIVRGWRVAVRRELVRIGIAMEKLSQTPERIEADRRVRASSDLDTKVKHATPTSLPKRIVIEADQRVRASPDLDMKVKHASPAPPFKKKATADCSSRVDLAKTSQPSLTKTSAPPVVAGARVKAPDMGSATKANPPKKLPAVTGRAGGRRDGIKPYHIDGEKLTVAAKRLDVYQEAEEAQKRHKSADMGAAAKPKDPALPPKKSPAVVACAGRRESIELRNDDEKIAAAKWKLHEGYREAEEAKKRRKMADMGAAAKPKEPALPPKKLPAVVASAGRREGIELRNDDEEKIAAAKRKLHEGYREAEEAKKRRKMADMGAAAKPKEPALPPKKSPAVVASAGRREGIELRNEDEKIAAAKRKLREGYQEAEEAKKRRKIHVIEDPEILKQRQKKMHPILSLRSRASHVSSMAEKSSLMSSLGRL
- the LOC9267500 gene encoding transcription factor MYB35, whose amino-acid sequence is MGRPPCCDKANVKKGPWTAEEDAKLLAYTSTHGTGNWTSVPQRAGLKRCGKSCRLRYTNYLRPNLKHENFTQEEEELIVTLHAMLGSRWSLIANQLPGRTDNDVKNYWNTKLSKKLRQRGIDPITHRPIADLMQSIGTLAIRPPPAAGAAPPPCLPVFHDAPYFAALQHQHQQQQVVTHVDADAPASPDSQHLQLNWSDFLADDAAGHGADAPAPQAALGQYQEGSAPAATAVVGGGRAFGDVDGASAGVGAGTDDGAGAASAFIDAILDCDKEMGVDQLIAEMLADPAYYGGGGGSSSSELGWGC
- the LOC9271382 gene encoding uncharacterized protein isoform X2 — encoded protein: MEDSVGEEERREQQQEETMSMAQGKERGGEEDAGGGGESGFLTTMASKIGAAVSGADGSGGAEEEGGEGDGDVNVGGGVETDGDGGFLTTMASKIGAAMSGGNGNGRAEEEEGGEHNGDENVVAASGGGEEERKRKRDGNGGGGIFSKLMSGSPDSLPASVEAEENEREGCDQGGEKAGILSTVASKIGIAMSGADGRENHGNEDDAKIRNGNAADHGKAEEKRDEPNGGGIVKQIMSNLPADDQAPDAEEASLLIAIIDD
- the LOC9271382 gene encoding uncharacterized protein isoform X1, which codes for MEDSVGEEERREQQQEETMSMAQGKERGGEEDAGGGGESGFLTTMASKIGAAVSGADGSGGAEEEGGEGDGDVNVGGGVETDGDGGFLTTMASKIGAAMSGGNGNGRAEEEEGGEHNGDENVVAASGGGEEERKRKRDGNGGGGIFSKLMSGSPDSLPASADHIKIRLGTVEAEENEREGCDQGGEKAGILSTVASKIGIAMSGADGRENHGNEDDAKIRNGNAADHGKAEEKRDEPNGGGIVKQIMSNLPADDQAPDAEEASLLIAIIDD
- the LOC4332537 gene encoding mitochondrial import inner membrane translocase subunit TIM22-4 isoform X1, which encodes MASPEPAAGADGASASQTAVVEPIRLPTPEEIKGQDIWNNCAVRSVVSGVMGGGLGVLMGLFFGALENPITAEEMTARQQIVYQAKQMGRRSISNAKTFAVMGLIFSAAECVIEKARAKHDTTNSAVAGCVTGGALAAKGGPKATCVGCVGFATFSVSNQEVDSASKTTFSHFKTFTH
- the LOC4332537 gene encoding mitochondrial import inner membrane translocase subunit TIM22-4 isoform X2, translating into MASPEPAAGADGASASQTAVVEPIRLPTPEEIKGQDIWNNCAVRSVVSGVMGGGLGVLMGLFFGALENPITAEEMTARQQIVYQAKQMGRRSISNAKTFAVMGLIFSAAECVIEKARAKHDTTNSAVAGCVTGGALAAKGGPKATCVGCVGFATFSVMIEKFLDRHS